The sequence AGCTAATGTCAAATCGATGGAGAATTTTGACCTCCCATTGACCCAATCGTCTTCCTATTTAGATGCCTACAATACCATGATGAATGGTGGAGCAGAAGCCATGGTATTGAATGGTGTTTTCTCAGATATTATTGAAACTGAAGTGCCGGACTTTGCTTCCAAAGTGAAGAAAATCTTTACCTATACCATTACAAAAGAAGTCGATGCGAGCAACGAAGAAGTTTCAGGAGACGTGCTCAACATTTACATTAGCGGTATCGATACCTATGGACCGATTTCATCTGTGTCACGTTCAGATGTCAATATCATCATGACGGTCAATATGAAGACCCATAAGGTTTTGTTAACAACTACGCCTCGGGATGCCTATGTAACTATTGCTGACGGTGGTCAAAATCAATATGATAAATTAACCCATGCGGGTATCTATGGTGTGACAGCTTCGGAACATACCTTGGAAAACCTGTATGGAATAGATATCCACTATTATGTCCGACTCAATTTCACGTCCTTCTTGAATTTGATTGATGTAGTAGGAGGAATAGATGTTTATAATGATCAGGCATTCACTAGCACTCATGGGAACTTTGATTTTCCAGTAGGGACTATCCATCTCAATGCAGAGCAAGCTCTAGGTTTTGTTCGGGAGCGTTATTCATTAGCAGATGGGGATGCAGACCGCGGACGCAATCAACAAAAAGTGATTGCAGCCTTGATCGAAAAATTAAGTAAACCTGAGAATTTGACCAACTACCAAGAGATTATCTCAGGTATTGAATCCTCTGTTCAGACAGATATGCCATTGGAAACCATGATGCAACTGGTCAATACACAGATGGAATCAGGTTCTTCTTATTCTGTTGAATCGCAAGATTTGACAGGTACTGGTCGCATGGACTTGCCATCTTATGCTATGCCAACTTCACAACTCTACATGCTTGAAATCAATCAAGATAGCTTGACACAAGTAACTAATAAGATTCAATCAATCATTTCGGGGAATTAACATGCTAGATATACATTCTCACATCATCTTTGGGGTGGATGATGGACCAAAGACGCCAGAGGAAAGTTTGGCTTTATTACAAGAAGCCTATCGCCAGGGTGTCAGAGGAATCGTTGCGACTTCGCACCGGCGAAAAGGAATGTTTGAAACGCCAGAAGAAACCATCTGGCAAAACTTCCGCCAGGTGCAAGAGTTAGCCAAACAAGTAGCAGATGACCTATTTATCTACTATGGAGCAGAGATTTATTATAGTCGAGAATACTTAAATAAACTCGAAAAAAAAGAAATACCAGGCTATGCCAGCTCAGATGCAGTTTTAGTTGAATTTTCAACCAACACACCTTTAAAGGTCATTCAAGAAGCAGTTCGAGAATTACTGGCAATGGGTAAGACACCTGTTCTTGCTCACATCGAACGATACGAGGCTTTAGAGGGAGAATTTGAAAAAATTCAATCCCTCATTGACCAAGGAGCCTATATGCAAATTAATAGTTCCAGTGTCTTGAAAGCCAAAATGTTTGGAGACCGTCATAAGGCCTTTAAAAAACGTGCCAAGCAATTTTTAGATCAGGATTTGGTCCATTTTGTTGCCTCTGATATGCACAACCTATCTTCACGGCCACCTTATATGCAAGAGGCCTATGAATTAATCAGCCAGCGTTATGGCCAAGACTATGCCAAGGATTTGTTTATGAACAATCCCTTGGATTTATTGAAAAATAAGTTGTAAGAATAAGGAGATATTATGAAAAATCAGGAAGAAAATCTATTAGAGATTGATGTTCTCTACCTATTAAAAACTTTGTGGAGAAAGAAGTTTTTTATCATCGTTGCCTCTTTGGTGACAACTGTTATTGCTTTTGTCATTTCAGCATTCTTGATGACACCACAGTTTGATGCAACAACCCGCATCTATGTGGTCAATCAATCGGTTGAAGGTGCGCAGGGCTT is a genomic window of Streptococcus sp. 29896 containing:
- a CDS encoding CpsB/CapC family capsule biosynthesis tyrosine phosphatase — encoded protein: MLDIHSHIIFGVDDGPKTPEESLALLQEAYRQGVRGIVATSHRRKGMFETPEETIWQNFRQVQELAKQVADDLFIYYGAEIYYSREYLNKLEKKEIPGYASSDAVLVEFSTNTPLKVIQEAVRELLAMGKTPVLAHIERYEALEGEFEKIQSLIDQGAYMQINSSSVLKAKMFGDRHKAFKKRAKQFLDQDLVHFVASDMHNLSSRPPYMQEAYELISQRYGQDYAKDLFMNNPLDLLKNKL
- a CDS encoding LCP family protein translates to MNNKRNRKNSSKLGLVNSALLIVYGLLAGLFLITMYRYQVLDFRAINHVVTGLMVGVFLLGVFLVFKKAARIFTCILLVLALLASSLGLYGLRSVVNLSSNLNSSSSFTEYEMSVIVPADSSITDVSQLTSVLAPTANDASNIDELVANVKSMENFDLPLTQSSSYLDAYNTMMNGGAEAMVLNGVFSDIIETEVPDFASKVKKIFTYTITKEVDASNEEVSGDVLNIYISGIDTYGPISSVSRSDVNIIMTVNMKTHKVLLTTTPRDAYVTIADGGQNQYDKLTHAGIYGVTASEHTLENLYGIDIHYYVRLNFTSFLNLIDVVGGIDVYNDQAFTSTHGNFDFPVGTIHLNAEQALGFVRERYSLADGDADRGRNQQKVIAALIEKLSKPENLTNYQEIISGIESSVQTDMPLETMMQLVNTQMESGSSYSVESQDLTGTGRMDLPSYAMPTSQLYMLEINQDSLTQVTNKIQSIISGN